The nucleotide sequence GAGGCCATCGCCAGCACGGAGGGGCTCGGCTATCGAATCTTCTTGGTCCGTCGCTATCTCGCCATGGACATCATCCTGCCCTACGTGGTGTGGATCACCCTGCTCGCGTGGCTCACGGATTGGTCCCTGCGCGCGCTGACCCACGGGCTCTTCCCCTGGCACACGGCGCAGCAGCTGAAGGACAAGCCCGCATGAGCGCCTTGGTACTGGAGAGCCTCACCAAGGCCTACGGGGATACGGTGATCCTGAACGGCATCGACTTCGCCCTCGAGCCCGGCGACTTCTGCACCCTCGTGGGCGCCAGCGGCTGCGGCAAGAGCACGCTGCTGAAGATGCTCCTGGGCCAGGAACGCCCGACCAGCGGACGCATCCTGCTGGGCGGCGAACCGCTCGCGGCCGAGCCGGACCCCATGCGCGGCATCGTCTACCAGCGCTACTCCGTGTTCCGCCATCTCACGGTGGCGGAGAACGTCCGCCTGGGGCTGGAGCTGCGCGATGGCGATCCCGTCTTCGGCCTGTGCTTCGGCGCCCGTCGGGCGGCGATCCGCAAGCAGGCCGACGAGCTGTTGGAGCGGGTGGGCTTGGGCGAGGCGGCCAAGCGCTACCCAGGTCAGCTCTCCGGCGGCATGCAGCAGCGCCTGGCCCTGGCCCAGGCGATCGCCCGCGAACCGCCCTTGCTGCTGCTGGACGAGCCCTTTGCGGCCCTCGACCCCGGCAACCGCACCAGCATGCACGAACTGCTCACGGAGCTGTGGCGCAGCCGTGGCATGACGGTGGTGATGGTCACCCACGA is from Pseudomonadota bacterium and encodes:
- a CDS encoding ABC transporter ATP-binding protein produces the protein MSALVLESLTKAYGDTVILNGIDFALEPGDFCTLVGASGCGKSTLLKMLLGQERPTSGRILLGGEPLAAEPDPMRGIVYQRYSVFRHLTVAENVRLGLELRDGDPVFGLCFGARRAAIRKQADELLERVGLGEAAKRYPGQLSGGMQQRLALAQAIAREPPLLLLDEPFAALDPGNRTSMHELLTELWRSRGMTVVMVTHDLREAFKLGTRLLVLDTPGDGSAPSTGARITYDIPLRRERAKASADVTH